The Dehalobacter sp. DCM sequence ATTAAGTATACTTTCTAGGTTTCTAGTTGTAACTAAATAAGAATTTGTTAACATACTATTACTCCTCCATACTTATTAAAAATATGTTTAACTTTTTCACTTTCAATATTTCCCAGACATTCCCTAACAGGCGCCACAGGACGTGGCGCTTTTTGCCTCATCTTTCCGATAACGTCCTAGGAATTACCGCAGCATCATATCACATGCATATTGGCAAAGTTGTGGTAATTCCTTGTTATGTAACGTGGGAGGCCCCGTGACTCAGAGGCCCACAGGACGTGGGCCCCTTATAACTTTCAAAGTCTCCATTGTTGCAATAATAAGCATATTAACTTTATGAATCAAACCTTTAATGAAGCTCGAAAACCTCTGGCAGCATAGTAGGATTCTGCCCCATTGTGGTATACAAAGACAGTGTCATAGCGATAATCACAGAAGATGGCTCCGCCGAGTTTTCTAATATTAGCAGGTGTTTTCACCCAACTCGAAGTTTTGGTATCAAAATTTCCAAGTTTCTGTAGCTCCCGATATTGATCTTCCGTTAGTATCTCGATGCCCATGGCAGCAGCCATATTAATTGCGTTATTTACCGGTTTATTTTCTTTTCTTGACTCCAGCGCTTCACGGTCGTAACAAAGACTTCTACGACCTTTAGGACTTTCCTTCGAACAATCATAAAAGATGTATTCATCCGTCCAATTATCATAACCAACAACATCCGGTTCGCCACCAGTTCTTTCCATTTCATTAAGTGACCACAGTTTTCCAGGATTAGATTCTAGCTTTGTTAGTACATCTTCCCATTCAATACTATTATGTAAGTTCATGTTCTTCTCAAAACGGGATTTCAATGTTCTAAGTAATTCTTCACGTTGTTCTGATGACAACTCCATATCTTCTTTTTTCATAATAAAGCCTCCAAATATACTTGAACAGGCACTCACGTGCAATATCTTTAATATATGTAATCGACCTTAACCCTAAT is a genomic window containing:
- a CDS encoding DUF4256 domain-containing protein yields the protein MKKEDMELSSEQREELLRTLKSRFEKNMNLHNSIEWEDVLTKLESNPGKLWSLNEMERTGGEPDVVGYDNWTDEYIFYDCSKESPKGRRSLCYDREALESRKENKPVNNAINMAAAMGIEILTEDQYRELQKLGNFDTKTSSWVKTPANIRKLGGAIFCDYRYDTVFVYHNGAESYYAARGFRASLKV